From Leifsonia sp. fls2-241-R2A-40a, one genomic window encodes:
- a CDS encoding peptidoglycan-binding protein, with the protein MRKSRIGRAKSIGLLSVALATAALVGGAVVALIPERLPASVEPPARPKTLPIVLQPYDDPRTVSFSVQPGAEASLFSPAAGLVSSFECVPGAMLRSGEAIIHVEGSPLVAFSTSEPLWRDFVAGDTGADVLAAQRELERLGYALHADGRYGAATAAALAKFMKSAGIVNPDPAKVRASVVWLPAPVSRATTCEAQIGQRLRDDERLASVSDAVLSAKVAQLPDGAVLGPRVLRYKGRSIPITESGIASPIAAELLPPRSAKAAEGNEESPEEQSGTAALAAPIQVASVTPSAVFGLDGQEGCLLSGNRIVPVTVVGSALGQTFVRFKVAKVPDVINLDPDSHRRCA; encoded by the coding sequence GTGAGAAAGTCGAGAATTGGGCGCGCCAAGTCGATCGGACTTCTGAGCGTTGCGCTAGCGACCGCTGCGCTGGTCGGCGGAGCCGTCGTTGCGCTAATTCCGGAACGTCTGCCCGCGAGCGTCGAGCCACCGGCTCGCCCGAAGACGCTGCCCATTGTTCTTCAACCCTACGACGACCCGAGAACGGTGAGCTTCAGCGTCCAACCGGGCGCGGAGGCGTCACTGTTCTCACCCGCAGCAGGTCTCGTTTCATCCTTCGAGTGCGTGCCGGGTGCGATGCTTCGCTCCGGGGAGGCAATCATCCATGTCGAAGGTTCCCCTCTCGTCGCATTTTCTACGAGCGAGCCGCTGTGGCGGGACTTCGTTGCTGGCGACACGGGTGCCGACGTTCTGGCGGCACAACGGGAGCTCGAGAGGTTGGGTTACGCGCTCCACGCCGACGGTCGTTACGGTGCCGCTACCGCGGCGGCACTGGCGAAGTTCATGAAGTCTGCGGGAATCGTGAACCCGGACCCGGCCAAGGTCAGAGCTTCAGTGGTCTGGTTGCCCGCGCCGGTATCACGAGCGACAACGTGCGAAGCCCAGATCGGGCAAAGACTACGCGACGATGAGCGTCTCGCTTCTGTCAGCGATGCTGTCCTGTCGGCGAAGGTCGCGCAGCTTCCGGACGGCGCCGTTCTGGGCCCGAGGGTACTGCGTTACAAAGGGCGATCGATACCCATTACTGAATCGGGAATTGCGTCACCCATTGCCGCCGAGCTCCTCCCACCACGCAGTGCGAAGGCTGCGGAAGGAAATGAGGAGTCTCCGGAAGAACAATCGGGAACGGCGGCGCTTGCAGCTCCAATTCAGGTTGCCAGCGTCACACCCTCGGCCGTTTTCGGTCTGGACGGACAGGAGGGCTGCCTTCTGAGCGGCAACCGCATCGTGCCTGTGACCGTGGTGGGGTCGGCTCTTGGTCAGACTTTCGTTCGCTTCAAAGTGGCTAAGGTTCCGGATGTCATCAATCTCGACCCGGATTCCCATCGAAGATGCGCCTGA
- a CDS encoding ATP-binding cassette domain-containing protein produces the protein MRLKLENLGHAFSEGRWLFRGLTGEIVSGSTYAVTGPSGSGKSTLLSLLAGWHQPVEGNITRDECRSVAWVFQNPFGVARRTAQDHVALALLAQGLSPARADAQAAVLLDRFGLRQVRNRAFSALSGGEAQRLMLARAVASDADVLLVDEPTAQLDRSSARIVNETIGQLARRDKIVVIATHDEETRARCRRSIDLGVSGVFA, from the coding sequence ATGCGCCTGAAACTGGAAAATCTGGGTCATGCGTTCTCTGAGGGCAGGTGGCTATTTCGAGGGTTGACGGGCGAGATCGTGAGCGGCAGCACCTACGCGGTCACCGGACCGTCCGGGTCAGGGAAGAGCACGCTTCTCTCACTGCTCGCCGGGTGGCATCAGCCAGTGGAGGGCAACATCACGCGCGACGAATGTCGCTCCGTCGCGTGGGTCTTTCAGAATCCGTTCGGCGTCGCTCGTCGTACGGCCCAGGACCACGTTGCGTTGGCGCTACTGGCCCAGGGACTCTCGCCTGCTCGAGCGGACGCGCAGGCAGCGGTCCTGCTCGACCGCTTTGGGCTGCGTCAAGTACGTAATCGTGCTTTCTCTGCGCTATCGGGCGGGGAAGCACAGCGATTGATGCTTGCGCGGGCTGTCGCTTCGGACGCGGACGTCTTGCTAGTGGATGAGCCGACGGCGCAGCTGGATCGAAGCAGCGCGAGGATCGTAAATGAAACCATTGGTCAGCTTGCGCGTCGCGACAAGATCGTGGTGATCGCGACCCATGACGAAGAGACGCGGGCGCGATGCAGGCGCTCAATCGACCTCGGCGTGAGCGGGGTATTCGCTTGA